The Lacticaseibacillus rhamnosus DNA window AGACCGGGCCATCACGACCAAGGCCACTTACACTCCGGTCCCTAACCGCGCCGGCTCGCGCTCACAAAAAAAGAAAGCCGAGAATCAATCCCGCTTTCTTTTACCAAGTTATGCTGTGTTATGCTGCTTGTTTGTCCTTCAACTTGAGATAGAAATTCGCAAAAGTCATGGTTCGATACGGCATGACCCAAATAGCCGCTAAGCCAAATGTAATCAGTTCGAGCAGCCACCAACCGAGAAAACTCAGGATCAAGACGAAAAATTCCCATTTGTAACCGTCCATCAGCTGCCGGCTTTGGGTAATCGCTTCGGTATAGCCAATCGGTTGCCCGCGGTCAATGGCATCACGATAAAGCCACTGTGCCTGCGAATATGCCAAGGCTTTGACGATTCCCGGAACAATGAGTAGCAATGTCCACAGGAAGACCCAGACCCACTGCAATAAACCAATAAGCAGGCTGCCTAGAAAATACTCGCCTCGTTCAAATATTTTGAACATCTGCCGCCAACCAAAATGATGATCCGAGCGGCCGCGCAGCCCATCTATCATGGCAAAGCCGACGCCAATCATCAAGAGTAATCCTAAAAGCGAGACAAAGATGAGAATTGATTGCCACATATTCAAGTATTCATTCATATGACTACCTGTGACTGTATCGAGGCGACTTTTAACCAGTATTTGCCATTCACCGTGATGTGCTTCTCGAATCGTTGGAAACGGGACAATTGCCGCCAACCCTGTCAAAAGCAACGCCGGTAAACTAATAAGTAAATAATAGCTGAAATTGGGATTCAACTCCGCCTTAGCTTGATCTTTTAATGCTGTCCGATCCATCGATAATGCCCCCTTCTAACGACGATACATGTTGTCACCGCTGGGGCTATCATAACAGAAAGCGACCATTCTAGACGAATTTTAGCGGCACCTTTGGATTAAGTTGCGGTTTTCCGCGCAACAAAGTAAATTCATCCCCATTAACGGTCAACTCGGTCTTGGTATCAAAAAGTCCACAGGTGTAACTCTTAATCAACACCGGTCCGACTGGGGAATCAAGGTGCGCATCAAATACATCTGGCACATTACGGCGCGGCAATATCAGCAGACTGAATTTAGCTTGCGTTGGATCGTGATACGACCGTGAATAAGGGCCGATGCCATCATTTAAATCTAAAATCAAGACCCGATCCGCGCGTAATAGCGGCGCCAACCGAGCTGCTGCCTGTGCAGATATATTAAGCTCCATATTCCGCCCCTTTTAGTATCATAATCCCTGTTTTCCCCATTATGAATCCATTGTCGCCAGGATACAACTGGCTTGTAAAAGTTTATCGAAATGCCTAGAATTGGAGTAACGAGTTCCAATGTTATTTAGCTAGCTAAGACGAGGTGTGCCAATGAATATTTATTCGGCTTTAAAATTTGTCCAGATCGATCATGCACCAGTCAATCATTTACAGGTTGTCGTCACCGATCAAAGTGGCAAGCCTGATGCTGGCATGACAGACTTATTAATCGACTGCCTCAACAAGATCGACATTTTCGTTGATCTCAGCACCACCGACCGCGTCAGTGACGTGATTGATGATCTCAATTTACTGACGCCACTGCCTTATGATGTTCTCGAAGAATATCAAAAGATTCTCGAGCAGCCCATCACCGGTATCAACATCGCCATGAAAAAACAGTTAATCGAATTCGTTTATGCGCCCTTAGTTTAACATCACGGTGCTTCATCCTTACAAGTCCGCCTGTCGGTAAGCAACGTATGCTACCAATGACAGGAGGATTTTTTTATATGGTGAGCGTGAACCGGCGCGCTTAGGGATCGGAGTGTAAGTGGCCTTGGGCGTGATGGCCCGGTTTTGGCCATTGCGACAAAGGTCCTTACATGCAGATTCCTGCGCCGGTGAACGCGTTATGGAGCGTGAACCGGCGCGCTTAGGGATCGGAGTGTAAGCGGTCTTGGGCGTGATGGCCCGGTTTTGGCCATTGCGACAAAGGTCCTTACACGCAGATTCCTGCGCCGGTGAACGCGTTATGGTTGGCGAACGCGTTGTGGTTATTATCTCACAAGAGTGCACCCGGTTTCGACTGGCATTCGTTAAAAAACCTCCGTTATTCCAACACTTTTGAAGCGTAAACGGTTTCGTTTAGACCAATTTTCTGCTATCCTGACGAAAACGGAGGCGACGAACAACATGGAACAAACAGGACAGGCTTTACCGGCCACCATTCAACGAATCTGGCGTGCCAGTGCCGCAATCTGGGCTTTGGTCATTCTAATTGCCGGCTTACTTTTGATTGCGGCGTGGCATTTTTGGCATTGGTCGCTGTGGTTAGCAATAGGCGCCATGGGATTTGCCATTTTACAATTGATTTTCCGTCTTGCTTTAGTGCCCTATCGCTACCGTTTCTGGCGGTACAACATTACCCCCACAGCCGTTTTCCTACAAAAAGGCTTCTTCTTTCAAAAAAATGAAGCCATTCCGATTGCCCGCATTCAAAATGTGACCTTAGAAGCCGGGCCGCTGCTGCAATGGCAGGAACTTCAGCAAGTCAATATCGAAACGGCCAGCACGGCACATGTTATCGACGGTGTTACTCGACCGGTTGCAGATCAACTGCGAAATCAGATTCTACAACTGGCCCAGGAGGCGCGCAATGAATGACAAACCCAAACGCCTTGCACCCATTGCCATCCCCATTCATTGGCTGATGTCATTTATTGCTTGGTGGCCGCTATTTGTCAGTGGCGGCTTTTCAATCTTGAAGAATGATATGAAGCCCCAAGAATTTTTGTTCTGGATCAGTCTGGTATTAGGCATTTTGGTATTAACGCTGCTTTGGTCCATCGTGCATTATTTGCGCTTTACCTACTTAGTCGCACCAGACGGCTTGACCATCAATAGCGGAGTCTTCATTCGAAAAATCAATCATATCCCATACGGCCGTATTCAAACCGTTCAGCGCCGGCAGTGGTTCTTTTTAAAACCGCTTGGCCTGGAGCAGGTCTCTATTGAAACGGCCGGGAAGGAATCCAAGAAGGCTGAAGGGATGCTGGCCGCCGTTCCGACAACGGTAGCGGATGCCATCAATCGTTATCGGCAAGGGCTTACTGATACACCAACAACTTCGGCTAGTGACCCTACGACTGAGGGCGCGCAAACCGAAGTAACACCGGCGGCAAAAACCCCAGACGCTGCCTACAAAATCAATGCACATGATCTCAATCAATATGCGCTCACTTCGCTTGGGTTCATTCCCATCATTACCGGGATTCTCTGGCTGGTACAAAAGGTTCAAGAATACCTTCCCGATAGCTGGTATAAGCAAGCTGAACACGCGCTAACCGGACTGGCCATTTATCTGATTATTGCCTTAACGGTTATCGTCTTAGTGCTCGGCTTTGCCATTTCTTACCTGAACATTTTGCAGCGCTATTACCACTTCACGCTTGATCGAACCGGTAACGAATTGCAAACCAGTCGTGGCTTTTTCCAGACCAACACCGTCAGTGCCCAACTGTCCCGCGTCCAAGCCGTACGCTTCAAACAAAGCGTGTTACGGCAGTGGTTTCATCTCAGCACGGTTCAGGCACTTCTGGCGTCAAGTGCTGCCGATGATGAAAAAAACGATGATTTGGTTCTGATGCCCGTCATCAGGCAACGACAGGCGTTAACGACCATGCAAACATTCATTAGCTGGTTACCAACCGCCGCCCCTGAATTAGAGCCGATACCGACTCGTCATCGCTGGTACTATGTGCGAAACATCGTGCTAGGTAATTTTGGCCTGATCGTCTTGCCGGCTATCTTAGCCAGTACCTTATGGCTGCATCTTAGCTGGTGGCTGTGGCTCTTGCCGGTTGGCTTGCTGTGGCTTGTCATCGTGGCTTTACAAGGCCAATACGCCGGGGCTAATGCGGCAATCGGCATCGCCGCCCCCGATCAGCTCGTCATCCAAGTGGGTGAGACTTGGACAAAGCAACGTTATTTTGTGCGCAAGAAGGATATTCAAGCCATGAGTTTCAAACAGTCGCTGTGGATGAAACCGCGAAAAATGGCACATCTGGAAATTCACATCCGCAAAGGCAATAACGATCAGAGTGTCAGTTCACGGTACATGAAAGCCGATTTAGCTAAACGCATCATGAGCTGGTACCAACCATTGCCTTAATCAGTCACTTTAAAAGTCAGGAGTCTTTCCTTTGCTACTCACCAAGATCGAATACGCACCACCACGTCATCACAGCGATTACCCGTTTAATTTGCCTTGGCAAGCCGATTTTCACGAATTAATCCTGACCCGTCCGGTGACCATTTTAACCGGCGACAATGGTAGTGGAAAATCAACGTTGCTCAATGCGATCGCTGCCAATTACAATGCCATCCTCATGAGTGGTGCCGCTTTGGAAGACGACCCTGAGTATGACAATAGCCGCGCCTTGGCCCGCCACCTTAAGCTAACGTGGACATATCGGACCAAAGCCGGCTTTTTCTTTCGCGCCGATGATTTCATTTCATTCATTCGCGCCACCCGCGGCCACATCAAGTACGCGCAAACGCAACTTGAACATCTCGCCCCGCAAAGTTTGGAGCGCCTGCCCTATCTCAATACCCTAAGCGCAATCAAACATTTGTATCAGGTAGATTTAGACACTTTATCCCACGGCCGGGCGTTTCTGGCCTTATTTCGGGCGCGATTGCATGCCAACGCTTTATATTTATTAGACGAGCCAGAATCCCCCTTGACGCCGGAAAATCAGCTCAGCCTGTTAGCCCTGATTCATGCCGCAGTCGCAAATGGTGCACAGTTTATCATCAGTACCCATTCCCCTATCCTGATGGCTTATCCTGACGCCCAACTGCTCGCATTAGGCGACACCTTGGCACCCGTTCACTATGATCAAATCGACCATATCACTTTTCTGCGTAACTTCTTAGATGACCCGCAACGTTTCGTCTATCACCTGCTCAACGACTAAGCGATTGGCATGATCGCTAAAAGTGTTTTAAGCTGAAGGTGACAAGTAGCTGACATTGTTTATCAAAGGGAAATCCGATGCCAAAACGCATCCATGAAAGGAGAAGTTGTATGCTAACAGCAGCTTGGACTAAGCAATTACCGTTGCAACACATTACCGCGATCACACCAGTAGGCGGAGGCGATGTCAATCAAGCATATCGGGTTGACACCGCGGAAAAGCCTTATTTTCTACTCGTTCAACCAGGCTATCCGGCCAGTTTCTATGCCGGCGAAATTGCCGGGTTAGAGGCATTTGAGCAGGCAGACATTCTGGCTCCACGGGTGATTGCTAATGACACCATTGAAGGTGATGGCTACCTGCTGCTTAGCTTCCTGACCAGCGGCAGTGGCTCGCAGCGTGATCTCGGTCACTTGGTTGCCCACTTACATCAACACCACGAACCCTCTGGCCGCTTTGGCTTCGACTATCCATATGCCGGCACCAGCGTTTCGTTTGCCAATGACTGGACCGACTCCTGGGCTGACTTATTCATCCATCAACGCCTCGACAAGCTCTCCGCCCATCTGCGTCAAAAAGGCTTGTGGCAAGCAGCCGATCAGACAACTTTTCAACAGGTTCGAACCATCATTCAAAAAACGCTTAATCAGCATCATAGTGAGGCGTCCTTATTGCACGGCGACTTATGGGGTGGCAACTATATGTTCACAGCAGACGGTCAGCCGGCGTTAATTGATCCGGCCGCTTTGTATGGCGACCGCGAACTCGATATCGGCGTGACGACCGTTTTCGGCGGCTTCACCCAAGACTTCTACACGGGCTATCAGGAAGTTTATCCCCTTGATCCCGGCTATCAGTTCAGGCTCGAATTCTACCGGCTGTATTATCTGATGGTTCACCTTGATAAGTTCGGCATGGGCTATGCTGGCAGTGTCGCCGCCGTCATGGACCGCATCTTAGACCACGGTTTGGCATGAGACTCCCATTTCCTGCTAAGCATCCGGATTATTTCCCGGGAAATGTGGCAGCAATTTCGAAAATACCACTCAAAAATCGGTTCAGGATCATATCCCGAACCGATTTTTTAGTATATCTATGCTTAAATTTGAACAACCTCAGGCATTCAAAACCTTATTCAAGAAACTCTTAGTACGCTCCTCTTTTGGATGCTCGAAAATGTCTGTCGGTGTCCCTTGTTCAAGGATTGTACCGTTGTCAAAGAAGACCACCCGATCGGCAACTTCTTTAGCAAAGCCCATTTCGTGGGTAACGATCACCATCGTCATCCCTTGTTTAGCGAGTCGGCGCATAACGCCCAAGACATCGCCAACCATTTCCGGATCCAAAGCACTGGTCGGCTCATCGAACAGCATAATATCCGGATGCATGGCCAATGCCCGGGCAATTGCCACCCGCTGTTGTTGGCCACCGGAAAGCTGTGCCGGCATCGCATCTGCCTTATCGGTCAAGCCAACCACTTCAAGCATCTCCTTAGCTTGTTGGGTTGCTTCTTCTTTGCTGGCAATGCCTAGTTCAATCGGAGCCAACGTAATATTACCCATGACCGACATGTTCGGGAACAGGTTAAAATGCTGGAAGACCATGCCGATTTTTTCGCGAACTTTATTGATATTCGTTCCTTTATGGGCAATGTCTTCACCGTCAATCAAGATCTCGCCGCTTGTCACCGTTTCAAGACCATTGATCATCCGCAAAACGGTACTTTTCCCGGCACCAGACGCCCCGATCATGACAACAACTTCATTGTTTGCAACGTTTAAATTAACGCCTTTGACCACATCGTTATCGCCGAAGCTCTTGTGGACATTTTTCATTTCAACTCGATACTGACTCATGCTTTCACCTTCTTCTGAACCCAGTTACTCAGCCAGGTTAATAGGGTAATGATAATTAAGTAAATCAACGCGACCATTGTCCAAATCTTGAACCCTTCCATGTTCCGGGCAATGATGATTTTCCCGGTTTGCGTCAGTTCAAGTAAGCCGATGATGGACAGAATAGACGTATCCTTCAAGGTAATAATAAACTGGTTGATGAAACTCGGGATCATGATCTTAATCCCTTGTGGCAGAATCACTTTGCGCATCGCTTTCCCAAAAGGCAACCCTAAACTGCGCGCCGCTTCCATCTGTCCGGGATCGACGGCTTGGATGCCGCCTTTAACAAACGCCGCCGTGTACGCCCCTTCGTTTAGGGTCAAGGTTACAATCCCGGCGATGAATGCCGGTACTTTTGATCCGATGAGACTTGGCACCCCGGTATAAATGAAGAGTGCCAGAACCATCAACGGCAGTCCGCGGAAAATATA harbors:
- a CDS encoding DUF975 family protein; this translates as MDRTALKDQAKAELNPNFSYYLLISLPALLLTGLAAIVPFPTIREAHHGEWQILVKSRLDTVTGSHMNEYLNMWQSILIFVSLLGLLLMIGVGFAMIDGLRGRSDHHFGWRQMFKIFERGEYFLGSLLIGLLQWVWVFLWTLLLIVPGIVKALAYSQAQWLYRDAIDRGQPIGYTEAITQSRQLMDGYKWEFFVLILSFLGWWLLELITFGLAAIWVMPYRTMTFANFYLKLKDKQAA
- a CDS encoding iron-sulfur cluster biosynthesis family protein; its protein translation is MELNISAQAAARLAPLLRADRVLILDLNDGIGPYSRSYHDPTQAKFSLLILPRRNVPDVFDAHLDSPVGPVLIKSYTCGLFDTKTELTVNGDEFTLLRGKPQLNPKVPLKFV
- a CDS encoding PH domain-containing protein, whose translation is MEQTGQALPATIQRIWRASAAIWALVILIAGLLLIAAWHFWHWSLWLAIGAMGFAILQLIFRLALVPYRYRFWRYNITPTAVFLQKGFFFQKNEAIPIARIQNVTLEAGPLLQWQELQQVNIETASTAHVIDGVTRPVADQLRNQILQLAQEARNE
- a CDS encoding PH domain-containing protein gives rise to the protein MNDKPKRLAPIAIPIHWLMSFIAWWPLFVSGGFSILKNDMKPQEFLFWISLVLGILVLTLLWSIVHYLRFTYLVAPDGLTINSGVFIRKINHIPYGRIQTVQRRQWFFLKPLGLEQVSIETAGKESKKAEGMLAAVPTTVADAINRYRQGLTDTPTTSASDPTTEGAQTEVTPAAKTPDAAYKINAHDLNQYALTSLGFIPIITGILWLVQKVQEYLPDSWYKQAEHALTGLAIYLIIALTVIVLVLGFAISYLNILQRYYHFTLDRTGNELQTSRGFFQTNTVSAQLSRVQAVRFKQSVLRQWFHLSTVQALLASSAADDEKNDDLVLMPVIRQRQALTTMQTFISWLPTAAPELEPIPTRHRWYYVRNIVLGNFGLIVLPAILASTLWLHLSWWLWLLPVGLLWLVIVALQGQYAGANAAIGIAAPDQLVIQVGETWTKQRYFVRKKDIQAMSFKQSLWMKPRKMAHLEIHIRKGNNDQSVSSRYMKADLAKRIMSWYQPLP
- a CDS encoding AAA family ATPase is translated as MLLTKIEYAPPRHHSDYPFNLPWQADFHELILTRPVTILTGDNGSGKSTLLNAIAANYNAILMSGAALEDDPEYDNSRALARHLKLTWTYRTKAGFFFRADDFISFIRATRGHIKYAQTQLEHLAPQSLERLPYLNTLSAIKHLYQVDLDTLSHGRAFLALFRARLHANALYLLDEPESPLTPENQLSLLALIHAAVANGAQFIISTHSPILMAYPDAQLLALGDTLAPVHYDQIDHITFLRNFLDDPQRFVYHLLND
- a CDS encoding fructosamine kinase family protein produces the protein MLTAAWTKQLPLQHITAITPVGGGDVNQAYRVDTAEKPYFLLVQPGYPASFYAGEIAGLEAFEQADILAPRVIANDTIEGDGYLLLSFLTSGSGSQRDLGHLVAHLHQHHEPSGRFGFDYPYAGTSVSFANDWTDSWADLFIHQRLDKLSAHLRQKGLWQAADQTTFQQVRTIIQKTLNQHHSEASLLHGDLWGGNYMFTADGQPALIDPAALYGDRELDIGVTTVFGGFTQDFYTGYQEVYPLDPGYQFRLEFYRLYYLMVHLDKFGMGYAGSVAAVMDRILDHGLA
- a CDS encoding amino acid ABC transporter ATP-binding protein, which translates into the protein MSQYRVEMKNVHKSFGDNDVVKGVNLNVANNEVVVMIGASGAGKSTVLRMINGLETVTSGEILIDGEDIAHKGTNINKVREKIGMVFQHFNLFPNMSVMGNITLAPIELGIASKEEATQQAKEMLEVVGLTDKADAMPAQLSGGQQQRVAIARALAMHPDIMLFDEPTSALDPEMVGDVLGVMRRLAKQGMTMVIVTHEMGFAKEVADRVVFFDNGTILEQGTPTDIFEHPKEERTKSFLNKVLNA